In Chitinophaga oryzae, the sequence TTGCCCTGCCACTCCCTGATGTTGTTGGTGACCCATATGCCGGTAACCGGACTGGAAGACTTTGTAACGCTGGACACCACGCCGGTCTGTAGCAACGCATTCTTCAGCGCTTCATAGTTACGGTTCATGTCCGGACTGTTGTCAGTCATGAGGAGGCGTTGCGCATTGTAGCCGGTGGGCCTGTCTTTAGCGTGTTGTATCTGTTGATAGATCACGATCGTGCTGATCATGAGCGCGACGGAACAGGTGAATTGCAGTATTACCAGCGCTTTTCTGGGCAGCGTGGCCGCCTTGCCGGTGTGAACGCTTCCTTTCAGCACTTTTACGGGCTGGAAGGATGAGAGGTAGAAGGCCGGTCTTCCTCCCGCCAGCAAGGCCGTTAAAAGCACGTAGGCTGCGAGGATGCACCAAAACACAGCATTGTCGTAGGGAACACGGATCGCTGAACCGGTGAGGCTGTTGAAAGCAGGCAGCGATAGCTGTACCAGCAGCAGCGACAACACAAAGGAGAACAATGTGATCATCAACGATTCTATCAGGAACTGGAAGATGAGATCCTTGCGATGAGAACCGACCGCTTTTCGTATGCCCACTTCCCGTGCCCTTTTTTCTGACCGCGCCGTGGAGAGGTTCATAAAGTTGATACAGGCAATCAATAACACCAGTAGCCCGATAAGGCTGAACATCTTCACATAGTCCAGCAGCCCGCCGGACACAACGCCGTTTTTAAAATCGGCCTGCAGGTGCCATTGTTTCATCGGTTGCATAAATACCTCCGCTTTGGTAATACGGTATTCCTCCACACTGTATTTTTTCAGCAACGTTTTCATATTGGCAGATACCTGGTCAAAGGAAGCGTGCGGACCGAGGGATACAAACGTCTGAATGTTGTTATTGCCCCACCGGGTGCCCCATTGCTGTATTTTCAGCCCATAGTCCAGCGGTATGATGTAGTGAAACTGAAAAGTGGAATTAGCCGGAACGTCCTGCAATATAGCGGTCACTTTTAAATCGATCTGATTATCCAGGCGTACTATCTGGTTGATGGGATCTGCTTCTCCGAAGAGCGACTTCGCGGTGGATGCTGTCAGTACAATGGAATGCATATCGTTGAGCGCGTCGCTCCGTTTCCCCCGTAGTAGCGGGTAGCTGAATACGTTCAAAAAGTCGGGACTGGCTGTTACGCCATTCAGATACAGCTTTTTCTCTTTTGCCACCAACCCATGCGGGGCTGTCCAATCCGTTTGGGCCACATATTGAACGCCCGGAACTTCTTTTTTCAGTACTTCTGCCAGGGGGTAGGCGGTAGACCTTTGTGTGAGGATGTCTCCGTTGTACAGTGTCCTGTACATCACCTGCGCGGTATTCCGGTATCCCGGCAAAAACCGGTCGTAGGAAAACTGATAGAACACCCATAATCCGATTAATAATGCTACTGCCATTCCGATGGCCAGCCCGAAAATGTTCAGCGCGCTGTACGCCTTATGGTTGATAAGGCTGCGCCAGGCAGTTTTGAAGTAGTTCTTTAACATGAAAAAGCAGTTCGGTCAGTATGCGTGCCTGAATAATATGCCACAAATTAATTTATTTAAAGATAAACAATTACGATTTATGGAATTTTCTATATTGTTCGTTTTTAAAACAAATCTGTCCGGTTTTAGCAGGCTTGTTATCTTTGGGCATACGATCTTATTTTCACCGGATACGACACGCTTCCCCAACGTGGTGATCCTTCATCATCCAAAACGCTGTACTATGGGTAAAAGCAAAAAAGAGAAATTATCAACCGAACAGCAGGTCACGCTGCTGGTTACATTGAAAACACGTTTCGAGAAAAATATGCCCCGGCATAAAGGGCTGAAATGGGCCGACGTGGAAGCAAGGCTCACAGCAGCGGCCGACAAACTATGGACGCTGCATATTATGGAGGAAACCGGCGGCGAACCGGATGTAGTGGGATTCGACAAAAAGGCCGGTGAGTACATTTTTTATGACTGCTCGGCGGAAACGCCGGCAGGGCGCCGTAACGTCTGCTATGACAGGGAAGCGCTGGAATCCAGGAAAGAACATAAGCCGGCAGATAATGCGGTAGACATGGCGGCGGCTATTGGCATCACCCTGTTGACCGAAGAACAATACCGGGAATTACAGCAGCTGGGAAAATTTGACCTTAAAACATCCAGCTGGGTGGAAACACCGCCAGCGATCAGAAAGCTTGGCGGCGCGCTGTTTTGTGACCGCCGTTACGACCATGTTTTCACCTATCACAATGGCGCTTCTTCCTATTATGCCGTGCGAGGGTTCAGAGGATCGCTGAAAGTCTGAACATACGTTTGACCATATACGAAAACCGCCCGGAAAGCCCCCGGGCGGTTTGGTTTTTTTAGGATTTGTAGTAGTCTCTTTGCGCATTCAGGATGTCAAGGTTCCTGTCGCGTTTAAATTCCCTGATCTGTTCCCGTTTTTCCTGCCGGGTAAGGCTGTTGTCCAGCTTCACAGATTTTATCTTGTCGGCGTAATCATTTTTAATACCGGTAATCTGTATGTCCAGTTTGGTAGGCACATAAGGCGCGGTATAATAAGGGTAGCCGTAATAGTATCCGAATGGGGCGTAAAAGGGGCTGTAGAAACCACCATGAACAATGACGGTGTGGCCGTAACCTCCCCTGAAGTGTCCGCCGGGTACGTTTGCTGAAGCACTGGTGATTACTGCTGCGAGTAAGAAAACCAGTAAGAAGATCCGTTTCATCGTTTTTTGGTTTAAGTACACTTCTTGGACTGCGGATATGCTTAAAAAATTAAACGGACTTACAGCTTTAACACATTGCTAACGGATAGGTATAAAGGAATGTTAAGAGGGCTTGTTATATACCGGATAGCCTGAAGATAAATTTTTATATCTTTAGGAAAATAATCCCTGTAACTGTATGAAAAAAGTTATTCCCCTGCTGCTGATGATGGCGGCTGTTCTGGCCCCGGGCCTCCTGAAAGCCCAGGACCTGGTTAAAGGCAAACTGGATTTCCTGAAAGACGTTACGGACATGCAGGTCCGTTTTATGTACAACAAACTGGTGGTCGGCGAAGAAGGCAGAGAAGCCAACTACATCAAAAGGAAAAAAGCGGAAAAAGAAGCTAAAGAACCCGGTTCGGGCGTAGCCTGGGAGGAAGCATGGCTTGGCGACCGGAAAAAATACTACGAGCCGCAGTTCAAAGAGTCTTTCACCCAATCCGCAGATATAAAACTGACGGACGACAGCACGGCTGCCACTAAATACATTATGGTGGTCACCACCAAATTCATCGAGCCCGGGTACAATGTCGGTATCTCTTCCCATAAAGCGGGCGTGAACCTGGATGTGGAGGTGTTCGATAAAGACAACATGAAAAAATCTATCTGCAAGATCATCATGGACGATGTGAGAGCCGGAAAAGGGCAGTTTGCCACCGGCCCCCGCATTGGCGTAGCCTATTCCAAAGCCGGCAAAGAGCTGGGCAGGATGATCAGCAGGAAGAAGGGGTAGCCGGTACCGTTAGTGCGCTGAGACCTGAATAAGACCGCTGGCAGCGGTCTTATTCAGGTGCCGGATGATCTATTGGGCCATAGGAGAGGCAATCATCACCAGTTGCACGAGATCTTTCGACAGCGCTGCCGGCAGCGCTGTCACTTATTGATGATGCGCCCTGTACAGCTCCGGCAGAAACTGTCCGAGGATGCTCATTTCTTCATGGCAATGTTGCTGCAGTCCTTTCCCTATTTCGTCAGGGTATATGCGTACCCGTGTTTCGTAGTCATTTTGCAGGTTGTTACCGGCGAAGCAGCCGAGCCAGAAGCGGCTTCTCATTTCACATCCGTAGGACGTATCACGGACGAAGTGGACCATTTTGGCCGTCCATCCCGGAGCGCCGGCTTCCCCCAGGCGTGCATGTACCGCAGTGCTTACGCCGGCGGCGGCAAAACGGTCGGTGTCCAGCAGTTCGGAAGGCGGAAGGAAATTGATTTTCAGCCTGTGTACGGTCTCGCCGCCCAGGCGCTCATAGGCGATGTGGGTGCCGCCGATATACCTGCCGGTGCCGCGCTCTCCGATCCAGTCGCTGAACACATGGTCTTCCGGATGCCATTGTTTGTATTGTTCGGTGGTGTGGACATAGCTGAACCACCAGTCTATCATATGGCCTTTTACGTTTAGGAGGCTGCTGCGGGCGGCGACAAGCAGCATGCCATTGTCCAGCCTTTGGTAGCCGGCTTCAAAAGGCAGGTAGCCGGGCTGCAGGAGTTGATTTGCTTCTTCTGGTTTCATAAAAAATATTTCAGGAGTGTTTAATTTTTGTTGACAGGATGATCATCAGGGAGATGATAAGTCCGCCGATGCCGGTGAACAGAAACAGGTGCGGCAACATCACGATGAAGACGGCCAGGAACTGCCCGCCGAAAACGGCCATGGCATAATATCCCAGGCTGGCGCCCCGGTTTGCGGCGGTACTCATGCTGACGGTCATATGATTTAACAGCGGTATGGTGAATCCAAAACCGCCGCCAAGACATACGGCTGCCAGCAGCAGCGGCGCGGGCTGACCGGCGCTGTTCAGCAACAGGTTGCCCGCGGCCAGGAGGGCAAAGCCGGTGGCGAGCGTCAAACGTTCTGAAATACGTTTTACCGTTACCGTTAGACAGCCGGCTGCCATTACCGCCAGGAGAGAGATAGCGCCCATATAACAGCCGGTCTGCGTGGCGCTGAACTGCACACGCTGATGCAGTAACCCCGGCAACTCAAGGATACAGGTGAAGAATAGTAACATAGCGGCTGCCGCTCCGGCTACGACCGGATACAGCTCCGTTGTTGCCGGCAGGCTGCCGGAATCCGCTGTAATCCCGGGCTGCGGGCGCTTAGGCACGCAGCCTGCGAGCAGCAGCCATAATACCCATGCCAGCAGGTAGATACAGAAGGGCAACCGCCAATCGATATCACCGAGCATGCCACCTGCCACAAGAAAGAATGCACCGCCCAGTTCAATGGCCATTCCCTGTAGGGCCATCATTTTTAACCTCGCTGTACCCTGGAAATGGATGGCCAGCAGCGCGGTGCCGGCAGACATGATGGCCGCGGTGGCGCCGCCCAGCAAAAAGCGTATACAAAGTATCAGCAACGGCGGAAGAGGAAATATGGCCGCAATGCCCAGCAGGCCGTAGCCTGCAAGTCCCGCCTGCATAACGGTATAGGCACCTCTCCGGTCTATAAAAACACCGGTGAAGGGAGAGAACACTACCACACCCAGCGACGGCAGGGTGATCAGCCAGCTGCCCATAGCACCCATATGTAACTGAGGTGCTATGAGATGGAGCGATGGCGCGATGGCTGTGCCCACCATAATGGTAAGGCAGCTGGTCAGCAGGAGGGTAGTGGTGCCTGCTACAGACAGTTTCTGCATAAGTATTATGTAAGCATGAAAGGAAGGCTACCAGGGAAGCGGAGCTTTGTCGCCGTTTTTGTTTTCTGCATAATACAGTGACGGCAGGAAGCGGGAGAGGTAACTGAATTCAGAATAACAATGCACCATCAGCTGTAAGCCTGTTTCGTCAGGAACGGCATGTTGCGCATCCGGGGCAGCGGCGCCGAGATAAAAACGGCTCCGCAGCACGCAACCCCATGGCGTATCGCGCAGAATATGGAACATATACCCGTCCAGCGGATCGCCATCGGCATCCAGTGGGGTGTCTTTCCCAAAGCCGATGCGGGCATATACGGCGGCAGAGACCTCGTTGCGGGCATAGGCCACTTCCAGCAGATGCGGGTTGAACACCTCCGCCGGATGATGGAACCTGATCGTGGCAGGTACCGGCGGAATACTGCCCAGCGACTCGGTGGCATGGATCGTAGCACCGATGTAATTTTCGTTCTGTTTCCAGTGCTGGTCCCAGCCGCCGTGTAACACATGGTCATGCGGATGCCACCATTTGATATGCTGCGTGGTCTCGAAAAAAGTAAACCACCAGTTTACCATACGGCCGCTGCAACCATGAAGGTCTGTCCTGACAGACACCTGCAGCATGCCGTTGGACAACCGGCGGATGCCCGTCTCCAGCAGCATCGGCCTGGCAGACAGCAGCTGATCAATATCCGTAAACAGTTCTTTTTCCAGGGCTGTACTTTTTTTCATATGCTCTTCTTTTTAGGGAATGATGAATGTTGACAGCTCAAATGTAGACCTGACGGGAGATTGAAAAACTTGATCAGCGTTAAGTTTTATACCGGCTTTTTTTAAGTATGCGGCTGTAGGCTTCCGCGGTGATGCCGAGGTACATAGCGATGTATTTGTAAGGTACCAGCCGGATAATATCGGGGTAGTGTTCCCGCAGCTGATGTACCATTTCTTCTTTGCTGTAGAGAAGTTTCATATCCGTCAGCCAGATGTCTTCCGCCATGATCTCCAGTATCATTTTTCTGAACAGTACGCCGGGACCGTTGCTCCGGTAATAATGCCGCAAAAATTCAACGGCGGGAATGCTGATGACGGTGCATGGGGTGATACTGATGATCTGGAACCGGGAAGGGACCTGCGTCAGCAGGCTGTCAAAATTGGTGCATAAGGTACCGGGGAGAAAGAAACGGCCGATAACGGTTTTGTCTTCCACGCTGAATTCGGAGGCCACGATGCCCGCTGCTGTCAGCAATACTTCTTCGCTGCGTTTGCCCCTTTTGAGAATGATGGCGTTCTTTTTATAGGTGCGGACCTCGGCGCTATCGATAAGACCGGCCCACTCCGGGTCATCCGGCTGAAAAGAGGGGCCGGCCTTTGCCTGCAGGAAAGCTGTTATCTCATCCATAACTATGATATGTTCGGCGCGAATATAGTCATAATCCGCAGAGCGCTGCCCTGGCAAACTGTGGATGCATCCATGGGGTTTACAGGAACAGAATGTAATGAAATTGTTAGATATTGATATTTTTCGATGTATTTGGCTGCTATTTGAATCTAATCAATTAAATTGAGGCGTTTATAGTTTTAACTTAATTTATTTATGAAACAAACAGTACCTGCAATTGTCTTGCTGCTGACGCTGGCTGCCTGTGGTGGCGGCGCTTCTACCGACCAGGCAAAAACGGAAGAAAAAAAAGAAGCGGCTGTGGCCACCGGCGCAGCCTATGTAATTGACACTGCTACAACTGCCGTTCAATGGCGCGCCACCCACAAAGGTGGATTTGCTCCGCGTTTTGGTACTATCAAAGTAACCGATGGTACGCTCAATGTAGAAAACGGCGCTATCAGCAGCGGCAGCTTTAATGTTGACCTGAATGCGCTGGCAGTAGACCCTGCCTCTATTACTGAGCCGGAAAAGAAAGCCGCCGACCTGGAAGGCCATCTGAAAAGCGGTGACTTTTTTGACGTGGCGAAGTATCCGTCCGCAAAATTCGTGATCACCGGGGTAGCTCCTTACGACAGCACCAAACAGAAAAGCCTGCTTCCGGGCGCCACTAATCTTATCAGCGGCAACCTGACCCTGAAAGACAGCACCCTGAACATTACTTTCCCTGCACAGGTTACCGTAGGTGCAAACGACGTTGTTGCCAACGCGAAGTTTGTGATCGACAGATCTGCCTGGGGAATCAACTACAAAACAGAAGGCAGCCCTGAAAACTGGATGATCAGCAAAGATGTTGAAATCGGTTTTAGCCTGAAAGCGGCCAAGAAGTAAAATTCTTCTGCATAAAAACGGGGCTGTAGCAATACAGCCCCGTTTTTAGTTAAATTACCTTTCTCCTTTTAACACCCTGATGACTTCCGTATTATACATCAGCGTGTATTTAGCTTTGATCACATTGATTTCCGCCACATTATAATCCAGCAGTGCTTTATTGTATTCCATCGCGCTGGTCTCACCAATGTCATACCGTTCTTTCATGGCGTAAAAATTTTTTTCCAGCGCATGATGCTGCACCTGCAATACCTGGTATTCCTTCACTGATTTCTGATATTCCTGTATAGCGAGTAACAGCACCTTCTCACGCTCTGTTTTTACTTTATTCAGCGCAGATTGTTTGTTTTCCAGGTCTAGTTTTAATTTGCTGATGTTATTGCGCGTTTTAAAGCCGTCGAAGACAGGCACGGAGAGCGATAAACCGAAATTCAGGGACCTGTTCTGGTCGGCCTGCGTCCAGAAAGGCATGTAATGATCGCTTCCGAAATCCCTGCGAACAGAAGAATAATTGGTGCCGTATGCACCGAAGAAACTCAGCGTAGGGTAATAGGGCGCTTTCGCATATTTTAAATTCAAAGCGGACTGACGAACGGACAGTTCGGCCAGTTTGACGGCCGGGTCCTGTGCCGGCGTACCAGCGGACGGCTGCCCGCCCGGCGCCGTTATTTCCAGGTTGGGTGTTTCCAGGAATACGGAGTCGGTCAACGGTATTCCCAGCATTTGTTTGAGAGAAATAAGGCTGCTGTTGTACGCCGTATTACTGACAATGCTGTTTAGCTCATTGTTGGCTACCTGGCTTTCTGCCTGCGTTACATCCACCAGCGTGTTGGTCTCCAGTTCATATTTGGTGCGTTCTTCTTCCAGTTGTTGTTGCGCAAAATGTAATTGTTTCAGGTTGACTTCATACAGCGACCGGCTGGCCGTGGCATCGAAATACCTGGACAGCAGTTCCAGTTTAAGCGACTGACTAAGCTGGTTTTTTTGCAGTTCCCTGCTTTCCAGGCTCAGTAAAGACTGTTTGAGTTTACTGATCTGGCTGAATCCCTGGAACACCGTGGCGCGCGTACTGATATTCGCATTGGCGGTATTCGTCCATTTATTGCCGGTCACCAGCTGCCCGGCGATCTGGTCAAAGGCAAGCCCGAGATTATAAGTGTGGCCTGCACCGAAAGACAGCGTGGGAAGAAAGCCGTTACGGGCGTCCTTCACCTCCACCCTGGCAAGCAATACCGTGATGTTGGCCTGGCGTACGTCTTCATTTTGTGTCAGCAATAAGGAAAAGGACTGGTCCAGGTTCAGTTTTGCCTGACACACAGCAGCGCTGTTGATAACACAGCCAAGGAAGGTTAACAAAAGGGCGTTTCGCATCTGTTCACATTATTTATGTTCAGCATTAAATTCTTCTTCTTTTAAGGGTGGTAACAGGGTGTTTTTCTATAGGTGTCCGGGGAAAATATTTCGCTGTCAACTTAGTAAGGGCATAGGTTTCAGCGAAATAACCACTTAGGAATTTTTCATGTTATTTATTTGTTAAGTAAAAACGAATTTAGAATAAAAAGTTTTTTATATTGAGAAAAATTATTTTGTCCCGTTACTATGACCCTATTGATGATGTTTGCCCACAGGAAAGAGCATGATCTCTTTAATATCTGTCCTTTTTTGCCGGAAAACCTGAAAGTCAACTTTACCAACAGCGGATTACCGGAGACACTATATAGCACGCACAAGTGTGTTTCAAACGGCTGCAGAACGGCCTGAGATAACGCATCTGTCCGTGCCGGCCGGACGTTTGCGCTGGTCCCGGGCAGAGTGGCGATAGTAACGGAAGTTTGAAACAGGACAGGCCTGAAGTGAGACAAGTAAAAACATGCTGAAACGTTTCCCATATTACAAGCAAATGGACATGATGGACTGCGGCGCCACCTGTCTGCGTATTATATTCAAATACTACGGACAGCTGGTGTCCATCCATAAAATACGGAAGCTCTGTCAGACAACAAAAAACGGCGTTAACCTGCTGGGCATCTCTGAAGCCGCTGAAAAGCTGGGATTCCGTACGCTGGGCGCACGCCTGAACCTGGAACAGCTGAGCCAGATAGAGCTGCCCTGTATCCTCCACTGGGACCAGAAGCACTTTGTGGTACTATACAAGATTAAGAAAGGTAAATATTATATCTCCGATCCGGCCGGCGGACTGGTTTCCTACGATGAGCGGGAGTTCAAAGCACATTGGTTCTCTGTGAAAGACCAGCATGACGGGCTCACGCTGATACTCAGTCCCGGCCCTGATTTTTACCAGATCGATGAAGATGAGCCTGTCCGGGCTTTAGGGTGGAACAAGGTATTTACCTATTTCTATAAATACCGGCGTTTATTCCTGCAACTGATACTGGGAATGGTGCTTGGCACCCTGTTGTCGCTGATAGCGCCTTTCCTGGCGCAGTCGGTAGTGGATATCGGTATCAATACAAAAAACATCAGCTTTATTAACCTCATCCTGATTGCGCAGCTGATGCTTTTTGTGGGCAGTACTGCAGTATCTTTCATCCGCTCATGGATCATGCTGCATATCAGTACCCGGGTCAATATCTCCATCCTGACAGATCTGCTGATCAAGATCATGAAACTGCCGATGGGGTTCTTCGACCTCAAAACGCATGGCGACATTATGCAGCGCATGGCCGATCAGCAACGCATCGAGGCGTTTCTGACCGGCAGTACGCTGAATACCCTTTTTTCACTGGTGAACATGCTCATTTTCGGCAGCCTGCTGATCATCTACAATAAAACCATTTTCCTGGTCTTTATCATATCCACCGCGCTGTATACCGCGTGGATACTGGCCTTTATGCGGTACCGGCGGGAGCTGGACAACAAGCGGTTTAAGATATCTTCCGAAAACCAGACTTACATGGTGGAGATGATACAGAGCATGCAGGACATCAAACTGAACAACGCCGAAAAGCGGAGACGCTGGGGATGGGAGACGTTGCAGGCCAAACTGTTCCGTTTCCGGGTACAGAGCCTGGCGTTGTCTCAGTACCAGTCTGTCGGATCGATGGCCATCAACCAGGCGAAAGGCATCCTCATCACCTACATATCGGCCAAAGCGGTGATCGACGGTGAAATTACCCTGGGAGGCATGATGGCGGTCCAGTATATCGTAGGCATGGTCAGTAACCCGGTAGAGTCGTTGTTGAGCTTCCTGCAGTCTTACCAGGATGCAAAAATAAGTCTTGAACGCCTCAATGAAATCTACGAGACGGAAGAAGAAGTGGATATCCGAAAGGACTACCTGACCAAACTGCCCAACGATGCATCCATAGAGCTGCGCAATGTCACCTTCCGCTATTATGGTGCAGGCAATGAACCGGTATTTACTAAGCTGAATCTAACCTTCCCTGCGGGTAAAACTACGGCCATCGTAGGCGCCAGCGGCAGCGGCAAGACAACCATCCTGAAACTGCTGCTGCGTTATTATAACCCCGAAGAAGGCGAGATACTGGTAGGCGGAAAGCGGCTGGACCAGATTGATTTTGGTGTCTGGAGAGATAGTTGCGGCTCCGTGTTGCAGGACAACTACGTATATGCGGATACGATAGAGCGAAATATCGCTATCAATGATGAGTTCCCCGACGCCGACAGGCTGCAGCATGCGGTGCATATCGCCAATATGGAAGATTTTATTGCCGGGGAGCCTTTCGGGCTGGCGACCAAAATCGGTACGGCCGGAAAAGGCATCAGCCAGGGCCAGCGGCAGCGGTTGATGATAGCCCGCGCCGTTTACAAAGCCCCCGTCTTTATCTTTCTCGATGAAGCCACCAATTCGCTGGACGCCAACAATGAAAAAGCCATCGTGGAAAAGCTGGACCGTTTTTTTGACCAGCGCACGGTGATTGTGGTGGCGCATCGCCTCAGCACCGTAAAAAATGCCGATAACATCATCGTGCTGGAGAAAGGCAATATCGTAGAGCAAGGTACGCATCAGGAGCTGACGGCTAAACGCGGAAAATATTTTGAGCTGGTAAAAAACCAGCTGGAACTGGGAAATTAAGATCATGGCAAAGCAAAACTACCCGGAAGCAGATATCCATTCAGAAGATCTCCAGGAGATCATCACCAAGCCGCCATCCTGGCTCATGAAAAGGGGCATATCCTTCGTGTTGCTGACGGTGTTGCTCATCATCGGTCTTTCAGTGTTTATCCGTTACCCTGAAATGGTACAGGTATCCATGAAATTTAACACCAGTAATGCACCCAAAGCGCTCGTCAGTAAGGTGAACGGCAACCTCGTGAAGATACTGGCCCGGGAAGGGCAATGGGTGGAGAAAAACACAGACATCGCCTATGTGGAAAGTATCGCGGAGCACCGGCAGGCCATCGACATCCTGAGCCGGCTGAAAGAAATACGCAACAACGGCACCACCATGCAGGACCTCACAGATCTTGTGGCCCCCACAGAGCTGGACCTCGGAGAATTGCAGGGCAGCTATCAGAATTTCTATACGGCTTATCTCAACTATAAGGCAGTCAACAGAGAGGGAATATTACAGAAG encodes:
- a CDS encoding DUF4256 domain-containing protein, which translates into the protein MGKSKKEKLSTEQQVTLLVTLKTRFEKNMPRHKGLKWADVEARLTAAADKLWTLHIMEETGGEPDVVGFDKKAGEYIFYDCSAETPAGRRNVCYDREALESRKEHKPADNAVDMAAAIGITLLTEEQYRELQQLGKFDLKTSSWVETPPAIRKLGGALFCDRRYDHVFTYHNGASSYYAVRGFRGSLKV
- a CDS encoding TolC family protein, which encodes MRNALLLTFLGCVINSAAVCQAKLNLDQSFSLLLTQNEDVRQANITVLLARVEVKDARNGFLPTLSFGAGHTYNLGLAFDQIAGQLVTGNKWTNTANANISTRATVFQGFSQISKLKQSLLSLESRELQKNQLSQSLKLELLSRYFDATASRSLYEVNLKQLHFAQQQLEEERTKYELETNTLVDVTQAESQVANNELNSIVSNTAYNSSLISLKQMLGIPLTDSVFLETPNLEITAPGGQPSAGTPAQDPAVKLAELSVRQSALNLKYAKAPYYPTLSFFGAYGTNYSSVRRDFGSDHYMPFWTQADQNRSLNFGLSLSVPVFDGFKTRNNISKLKLDLENKQSALNKVKTEREKVLLLAIQEYQKSVKEYQVLQVQHHALEKNFYAMKERYDIGETSAMEYNKALLDYNVAEINVIKAKYTLMYNTEVIRVLKGER
- a CDS encoding YceI family protein; this encodes MKQTVPAIVLLLTLAACGGGASTDQAKTEEKKEAAVATGAAYVIDTATTAVQWRATHKGGFAPRFGTIKVTDGTLNVENGAISSGSFNVDLNALAVDPASITEPEKKAADLEGHLKSGDFFDVAKYPSAKFVITGVAPYDSTKQKSLLPGATNLISGNLTLKDSTLNITFPAQVTVGANDVVANAKFVIDRSAWGINYKTEGSPENWMISKDVEIGFSLKAAKK
- a CDS encoding DAPG hydrolase family protein; translated protein: MKKSTALEKELFTDIDQLLSARPMLLETGIRRLSNGMLQVSVRTDLHGCSGRMVNWWFTFFETTQHIKWWHPHDHVLHGGWDQHWKQNENYIGATIHATESLGSIPPVPATIRFHHPAEVFNPHLLEVAYARNEVSAAVYARIGFGKDTPLDADGDPLDGYMFHILRDTPWGCVLRSRFYLGAAAPDAQHAVPDETGLQLMVHCYSEFSYLSRFLPSLYYAENKNGDKAPLPW
- a CDS encoding Crp/Fnr family transcriptional regulator encodes the protein MDEITAFLQAKAGPSFQPDDPEWAGLIDSAEVRTYKKNAIILKRGKRSEEVLLTAAGIVASEFSVEDKTVIGRFFLPGTLCTNFDSLLTQVPSRFQIISITPCTVISIPAVEFLRHYYRSNGPGVLFRKMILEIMAEDIWLTDMKLLYSKEEMVHQLREHYPDIIRLVPYKYIAMYLGITAEAYSRILKKSRYKT
- a CDS encoding MFS transporter; the encoded protein is MQKLSVAGTTTLLLTSCLTIMVGTAIAPSLHLIAPQLHMGAMGSWLITLPSLGVVVFSPFTGVFIDRRGAYTVMQAGLAGYGLLGIAAIFPLPPLLILCIRFLLGGATAAIMSAGTALLAIHFQGTARLKMMALQGMAIELGGAFFLVAGGMLGDIDWRLPFCIYLLAWVLWLLLAGCVPKRPQPGITADSGSLPATTELYPVVAGAAAAMLLFFTCILELPGLLHQRVQFSATQTGCYMGAISLLAVMAAGCLTVTVKRISERLTLATGFALLAAGNLLLNSAGQPAPLLLAAVCLGGGFGFTIPLLNHMTVSMSTAANRGASLGYYAMAVFGGQFLAVFIVMLPHLFLFTGIGGLIISLMIILSTKIKHS
- a CDS encoding ABC transporter permease; translation: MLKNYFKTAWRSLINHKAYSALNIFGLAIGMAVALLIGLWVFYQFSYDRFLPGYRNTAQVMYRTLYNGDILTQRSTAYPLAEVLKKEVPGVQYVAQTDWTAPHGLVAKEKKLYLNGVTASPDFLNVFSYPLLRGKRSDALNDMHSIVLTASTAKSLFGEADPINQIVRLDNQIDLKVTAILQDVPANSTFQFHYIIPLDYGLKIQQWGTRWGNNNIQTFVSLGPHASFDQVSANMKTLLKKYSVEEYRITKAEVFMQPMKQWHLQADFKNGVVSGGLLDYVKMFSLIGLLVLLIACINFMNLSTARSEKRAREVGIRKAVGSHRKDLIFQFLIESLMITLFSFVLSLLLVQLSLPAFNSLTGSAIRVPYDNAVFWCILAAYVLLTALLAGGRPAFYLSSFQPVKVLKGSVHTGKAATLPRKALVILQFTCSVALMISTIVIYQQIQHAKDRPTGYNAQRLLMTDNSPDMNRNYEALKNALLQTGVVSSVTKSSSPVTGIWVTNNIREWQGKQPGESMELGTTAVSDADYFKTMGMEIIAGRNFTGVRSADSACMVLNETAVRRMRLKDPVGQTIRWNQPELTMKVIGVVKDALMGSPYSSVPPCMFLYNPDWANVITYRLEAGVPTAKALAALTPVFNKYNPFYSYKYQFVNDAYADKFRFETLVGNLAGVFAALAIFISCLGLFGLAAYMAEQRTKEIGIRKVLGASISQVWLLLSKDFVALVMLSCIMAAPVTWYLLQRWLQQYEYRINIGAGVWLTTALMAIVITIVTVSFQSVRAALANPVKSLRAE
- a CDS encoding DAPG hydrolase family protein, whose amino-acid sequence is MKPEEANQLLQPGYLPFEAGYQRLDNGMLLVAARSSLLNVKGHMIDWWFSYVHTTEQYKQWHPEDHVFSDWIGERGTGRYIGGTHIAYERLGGETVHRLKINFLPPSELLDTDRFAAAGVSTAVHARLGEAGAPGWTAKMVHFVRDTSYGCEMRSRFWLGCFAGNNLQNDYETRVRIYPDEIGKGLQQHCHEEMSILGQFLPELYRAHHQ